Proteins found in one Vulpes vulpes isolate BD-2025 chromosome 13, VulVul3, whole genome shotgun sequence genomic segment:
- the PFKFB2 gene encoding 6-phosphofructo-2-kinase/fructose-2,6-bisphosphatase 2 isoform X1 yields MSGSIESSSEQNNNSYETKTSSLRMSEKKCSWASYMTNSPTLIVMIGLPARGKTYVSKKLTRYLNWIGVPTKVFNLGVYRREAVKSYKSYDFFRHDNEEAMKIRKQCALVALEDVKAYLTEENGQIAVFDATNTTRERRDMILSFAKENSFKVFFVESVCDDPDVIAANILEVKVSSPDYPERNRENVMEDFLKRIECYKVTYRPLDPDNYDKDLSFIKVINVGQRFLVNRVQDYIQSKIVYYLMNIHVQPRTIYLCRHGESEFNLLGKIGGDSGLSARGKQFAQALKKFLEEQEIADLKVWTSQLKRTIQTAESLGVTYEQWKILNEIDAGVCEEMTYAQIEKQYPDEFALRDQEKYLYRYPGGESYQDLVQRLEPVIMELERQGNVLVISHQAVMRCLLAYFLDKGADELPYLRCPLHTIFKLTPVAYGCKVETIKLNVEAVNTHRDKPANNFPKNQTPVRMRRNSFTPLSSSNTIRRPRNYSVGSRPLKPLSPLRALDTQEGADQPKTQLPGGNWVGRA; encoded by the exons ATGTCTGGGAGTATTGAATCTTCCTCGGAACAGAACAACAACAGCTATGAAACCAAAACCTCCAGTCTTCGAATGTCAGAGAAGAAATGTT CGTGGGCATCTTATATGACCAACTCCCCAACTCTCATCGTTATGATTGGCTTGCCAGCCCGGGGCAAAACGTATGTGTCTAAGAAACTCACACGCTACCTCAACTGGATTGGGGTGCCCACCAAAG TGTTTAATCTTGGGGTATATCGACGTGAAGCAGTCAAGTCCTATAAGTCCTACGACTTCTTCCGACACGACAATGAGGAGGCCATGAAGATCCGCAA ACAGTGTGCTTTGGTGGCGCTGGAAGATGTGAAGGCGTATCTTACTGAGGAGAACGGGCAGATTGCT GTGTTCGATGCCACCAATACCACCAGGGAGAGGAGGGACATGATTTTGAGCTTTGCCAAGGAGAATTCCTTCAAG GTATTCTTTGTGGAATCTGTCTGCGATGATCCTGATGTCATTGCTGCCAACATCCTG GAGGTAAAGGTGTCGAGCCCGGACTACCCTGAAAGGAACAGGGAGAATGTGATGGAGGACTTCCTAAAGAGAATCGAGTGCTACAAAGTCACCTACCGACCCCTTGACCCAGACAACTATGACAA GGATCTTTCTTTCATCAAGGTGATAAACGTGGGCCAGCGATTTTTAGTGAACAGAGTCCAGGACTACATCCAGAGCAAGATCGTCTACTACCTCATGAATATCCACGTGCAGCCTCGTACCATTTACCTTTGCCGGCATGGAGAGAGCGAATTCAATCTCTTGGGGAAGATTGGGGGTGACTCTGGCCTCTCGGCTCGGGGAAAACAG TTTGCCCAGGCTTTAAAGAAGTTTCTGGAGGAACAGGAGATAGCAGACCTCAAAGTGTGGACGAGCCAGCTAAAGAGGACTATCCAGACCGCTGAATCCCTGGGTGTGACCTATGAGCAGTGGAAGATTCTGAACGAGATCGATGCT ggcgtgTGCGAGGAGATGACCTATGCACAGATTGAGAAGCAGTACCCGGACGAGTTCGCTCTTCGAGATCAAGAGAAATACCTGTATCGGTACCCTGGTGGGGAG TCCTACCAGGACCTGGTACAGCGGCTGGAGCCCGTCATCATGGAGCTGGAGCGCCAGGGCAACGTCCTCGTCATCTCCCACCAGGCTGTCATGCGCTGCCTGCTGGCCTACTTCTTGGACAAGGGTGCAG ATGAGCTACCGTACTTGAGGTGCCCTCTCCATACCATCTTCAAACTTACTCCTGTGGCCTACG GATGCAAAGTGGAAACAATTAAACTCAACGTGGAGGCTGTGAACACTCACCGCGACAAGCCAGCC AACAACTTCCCCAAGAACCAAACCCCTGTAAGGATGAGAAGGAACAGCTTTACGCCTCTGTCCAGTTCGAATACAATAAGGCGTCCAAGAAATTACAGTGTTGGGAGCCGGCCCCTCAAGCCCCTCAGCCCTCTCCGTGCCCTGGACACGCAAGAAGGGGCCGACCAGCCGAAGACCCAA CTCCCAGGCGGAAACTGGGTTGGCCGTGCTTAG
- the PFKFB2 gene encoding 6-phosphofructo-2-kinase/fructose-2,6-bisphosphatase 2 isoform X5, which produces MKIRKQCALVALEDVKAYLTEENGQIAVFDATNTTRERRDMILSFAKENSFKVFFVESVCDDPDVIAANILEVKVSSPDYPERNRENVMEDFLKRIECYKVTYRPLDPDNYDKDLSFIKVINVGQRFLVNRVQDYIQSKIVYYLMNIHVQPRTIYLCRHGESEFNLLGKIGGDSGLSARGKQFAQALKKFLEEQEIADLKVWTSQLKRTIQTAESLGVTYEQWKILNEIDAGVCEEMTYAQIEKQYPDEFALRDQEKYLYRYPGGESYQDLVQRLEPVIMELERQGNVLVISHQAVMRCLLAYFLDKGADELPYLRCPLHTIFKLTPVAYGCKVETIKLNVEAVNTHRDKPANNFPKNQTPVRMRRNSFTPLSSSNTIRRPRNYSVGSRPLKPLSPLRALDTQEGADQPKTQLPGGNWVGRA; this is translated from the exons ATGAAGATCCGCAA ACAGTGTGCTTTGGTGGCGCTGGAAGATGTGAAGGCGTATCTTACTGAGGAGAACGGGCAGATTGCT GTGTTCGATGCCACCAATACCACCAGGGAGAGGAGGGACATGATTTTGAGCTTTGCCAAGGAGAATTCCTTCAAG GTATTCTTTGTGGAATCTGTCTGCGATGATCCTGATGTCATTGCTGCCAACATCCTG GAGGTAAAGGTGTCGAGCCCGGACTACCCTGAAAGGAACAGGGAGAATGTGATGGAGGACTTCCTAAAGAGAATCGAGTGCTACAAAGTCACCTACCGACCCCTTGACCCAGACAACTATGACAA GGATCTTTCTTTCATCAAGGTGATAAACGTGGGCCAGCGATTTTTAGTGAACAGAGTCCAGGACTACATCCAGAGCAAGATCGTCTACTACCTCATGAATATCCACGTGCAGCCTCGTACCATTTACCTTTGCCGGCATGGAGAGAGCGAATTCAATCTCTTGGGGAAGATTGGGGGTGACTCTGGCCTCTCGGCTCGGGGAAAACAG TTTGCCCAGGCTTTAAAGAAGTTTCTGGAGGAACAGGAGATAGCAGACCTCAAAGTGTGGACGAGCCAGCTAAAGAGGACTATCCAGACCGCTGAATCCCTGGGTGTGACCTATGAGCAGTGGAAGATTCTGAACGAGATCGATGCT ggcgtgTGCGAGGAGATGACCTATGCACAGATTGAGAAGCAGTACCCGGACGAGTTCGCTCTTCGAGATCAAGAGAAATACCTGTATCGGTACCCTGGTGGGGAG TCCTACCAGGACCTGGTACAGCGGCTGGAGCCCGTCATCATGGAGCTGGAGCGCCAGGGCAACGTCCTCGTCATCTCCCACCAGGCTGTCATGCGCTGCCTGCTGGCCTACTTCTTGGACAAGGGTGCAG ATGAGCTACCGTACTTGAGGTGCCCTCTCCATACCATCTTCAAACTTACTCCTGTGGCCTACG GATGCAAAGTGGAAACAATTAAACTCAACGTGGAGGCTGTGAACACTCACCGCGACAAGCCAGCC AACAACTTCCCCAAGAACCAAACCCCTGTAAGGATGAGAAGGAACAGCTTTACGCCTCTGTCCAGTTCGAATACAATAAGGCGTCCAAGAAATTACAGTGTTGGGAGCCGGCCCCTCAAGCCCCTCAGCCCTCTCCGTGCCCTGGACACGCAAGAAGGGGCCGACCAGCCGAAGACCCAA CTCCCAGGCGGAAACTGGGTTGGCCGTGCTTAG
- the PFKFB2 gene encoding 6-phosphofructo-2-kinase/fructose-2,6-bisphosphatase 2 isoform X3, with translation MSGSIESSSEQNNNSYETKTSSLRMSEKKCSWASYMTNSPTLIVMIGLPARGKTYVSKKLTRYLNWIGVPTKVFNLGVYRREAVKSYKSYDFFRHDNEEAMKIRKQCALVALEDVKAYLTEENGQIAVFDATNTTRERRDMILSFAKENSFKVFFVESVCDDPDVIAANILEVKVSSPDYPERNRENVMEDFLKRIECYKVTYRPLDPDNYDKDLSFIKVINVGQRFLVNRVQDYIQSKIVYYLMNIHVQPRTIYLCRHGESEFNLLGKIGGDSGLSARGKQFAQALKKFLEEQEIADLKVWTSQLKRTIQTAESLGVTYEQWKILNEIDAGVCEEMTYAQIEKQYPDEFALRDQEKYLYRYPGGESYQDLVQRLEPVIMELERQGNVLVISHQAVMRCLLAYFLDKGADELPYLRCPLHTIFKLTPVAYGCKVETIKLNVEAVNTHRDKPALPGGNWVGRA, from the exons ATGTCTGGGAGTATTGAATCTTCCTCGGAACAGAACAACAACAGCTATGAAACCAAAACCTCCAGTCTTCGAATGTCAGAGAAGAAATGTT CGTGGGCATCTTATATGACCAACTCCCCAACTCTCATCGTTATGATTGGCTTGCCAGCCCGGGGCAAAACGTATGTGTCTAAGAAACTCACACGCTACCTCAACTGGATTGGGGTGCCCACCAAAG TGTTTAATCTTGGGGTATATCGACGTGAAGCAGTCAAGTCCTATAAGTCCTACGACTTCTTCCGACACGACAATGAGGAGGCCATGAAGATCCGCAA ACAGTGTGCTTTGGTGGCGCTGGAAGATGTGAAGGCGTATCTTACTGAGGAGAACGGGCAGATTGCT GTGTTCGATGCCACCAATACCACCAGGGAGAGGAGGGACATGATTTTGAGCTTTGCCAAGGAGAATTCCTTCAAG GTATTCTTTGTGGAATCTGTCTGCGATGATCCTGATGTCATTGCTGCCAACATCCTG GAGGTAAAGGTGTCGAGCCCGGACTACCCTGAAAGGAACAGGGAGAATGTGATGGAGGACTTCCTAAAGAGAATCGAGTGCTACAAAGTCACCTACCGACCCCTTGACCCAGACAACTATGACAA GGATCTTTCTTTCATCAAGGTGATAAACGTGGGCCAGCGATTTTTAGTGAACAGAGTCCAGGACTACATCCAGAGCAAGATCGTCTACTACCTCATGAATATCCACGTGCAGCCTCGTACCATTTACCTTTGCCGGCATGGAGAGAGCGAATTCAATCTCTTGGGGAAGATTGGGGGTGACTCTGGCCTCTCGGCTCGGGGAAAACAG TTTGCCCAGGCTTTAAAGAAGTTTCTGGAGGAACAGGAGATAGCAGACCTCAAAGTGTGGACGAGCCAGCTAAAGAGGACTATCCAGACCGCTGAATCCCTGGGTGTGACCTATGAGCAGTGGAAGATTCTGAACGAGATCGATGCT ggcgtgTGCGAGGAGATGACCTATGCACAGATTGAGAAGCAGTACCCGGACGAGTTCGCTCTTCGAGATCAAGAGAAATACCTGTATCGGTACCCTGGTGGGGAG TCCTACCAGGACCTGGTACAGCGGCTGGAGCCCGTCATCATGGAGCTGGAGCGCCAGGGCAACGTCCTCGTCATCTCCCACCAGGCTGTCATGCGCTGCCTGCTGGCCTACTTCTTGGACAAGGGTGCAG ATGAGCTACCGTACTTGAGGTGCCCTCTCCATACCATCTTCAAACTTACTCCTGTGGCCTACG GATGCAAAGTGGAAACAATTAAACTCAACGTGGAGGCTGTGAACACTCACCGCGACAAGCCAGCC CTCCCAGGCGGAAACTGGGTTGGCCGTGCTTAG
- the PFKFB2 gene encoding 6-phosphofructo-2-kinase/fructose-2,6-bisphosphatase 2 isoform X2 has translation MSGSIESSSEQNNNSYETKTSSLRMSEKKSWASYMTNSPTLIVMIGLPARGKTYVSKKLTRYLNWIGVPTKVFNLGVYRREAVKSYKSYDFFRHDNEEAMKIRKQCALVALEDVKAYLTEENGQIAVFDATNTTRERRDMILSFAKENSFKVFFVESVCDDPDVIAANILEVKVSSPDYPERNRENVMEDFLKRIECYKVTYRPLDPDNYDKDLSFIKVINVGQRFLVNRVQDYIQSKIVYYLMNIHVQPRTIYLCRHGESEFNLLGKIGGDSGLSARGKQFAQALKKFLEEQEIADLKVWTSQLKRTIQTAESLGVTYEQWKILNEIDAGVCEEMTYAQIEKQYPDEFALRDQEKYLYRYPGGESYQDLVQRLEPVIMELERQGNVLVISHQAVMRCLLAYFLDKGADELPYLRCPLHTIFKLTPVAYGCKVETIKLNVEAVNTHRDKPANNFPKNQTPVRMRRNSFTPLSSSNTIRRPRNYSVGSRPLKPLSPLRALDTQEGADQPKTQLPGGNWVGRA, from the exons ATGTCTGGGAGTATTGAATCTTCCTCGGAACAGAACAACAACAGCTATGAAACCAAAACCTCCAGTCTTCGAATGTCAGAGAAGAAAT CGTGGGCATCTTATATGACCAACTCCCCAACTCTCATCGTTATGATTGGCTTGCCAGCCCGGGGCAAAACGTATGTGTCTAAGAAACTCACACGCTACCTCAACTGGATTGGGGTGCCCACCAAAG TGTTTAATCTTGGGGTATATCGACGTGAAGCAGTCAAGTCCTATAAGTCCTACGACTTCTTCCGACACGACAATGAGGAGGCCATGAAGATCCGCAA ACAGTGTGCTTTGGTGGCGCTGGAAGATGTGAAGGCGTATCTTACTGAGGAGAACGGGCAGATTGCT GTGTTCGATGCCACCAATACCACCAGGGAGAGGAGGGACATGATTTTGAGCTTTGCCAAGGAGAATTCCTTCAAG GTATTCTTTGTGGAATCTGTCTGCGATGATCCTGATGTCATTGCTGCCAACATCCTG GAGGTAAAGGTGTCGAGCCCGGACTACCCTGAAAGGAACAGGGAGAATGTGATGGAGGACTTCCTAAAGAGAATCGAGTGCTACAAAGTCACCTACCGACCCCTTGACCCAGACAACTATGACAA GGATCTTTCTTTCATCAAGGTGATAAACGTGGGCCAGCGATTTTTAGTGAACAGAGTCCAGGACTACATCCAGAGCAAGATCGTCTACTACCTCATGAATATCCACGTGCAGCCTCGTACCATTTACCTTTGCCGGCATGGAGAGAGCGAATTCAATCTCTTGGGGAAGATTGGGGGTGACTCTGGCCTCTCGGCTCGGGGAAAACAG TTTGCCCAGGCTTTAAAGAAGTTTCTGGAGGAACAGGAGATAGCAGACCTCAAAGTGTGGACGAGCCAGCTAAAGAGGACTATCCAGACCGCTGAATCCCTGGGTGTGACCTATGAGCAGTGGAAGATTCTGAACGAGATCGATGCT ggcgtgTGCGAGGAGATGACCTATGCACAGATTGAGAAGCAGTACCCGGACGAGTTCGCTCTTCGAGATCAAGAGAAATACCTGTATCGGTACCCTGGTGGGGAG TCCTACCAGGACCTGGTACAGCGGCTGGAGCCCGTCATCATGGAGCTGGAGCGCCAGGGCAACGTCCTCGTCATCTCCCACCAGGCTGTCATGCGCTGCCTGCTGGCCTACTTCTTGGACAAGGGTGCAG ATGAGCTACCGTACTTGAGGTGCCCTCTCCATACCATCTTCAAACTTACTCCTGTGGCCTACG GATGCAAAGTGGAAACAATTAAACTCAACGTGGAGGCTGTGAACACTCACCGCGACAAGCCAGCC AACAACTTCCCCAAGAACCAAACCCCTGTAAGGATGAGAAGGAACAGCTTTACGCCTCTGTCCAGTTCGAATACAATAAGGCGTCCAAGAAATTACAGTGTTGGGAGCCGGCCCCTCAAGCCCCTCAGCCCTCTCCGTGCCCTGGACACGCAAGAAGGGGCCGACCAGCCGAAGACCCAA CTCCCAGGCGGAAACTGGGTTGGCCGTGCTTAG
- the PFKFB2 gene encoding 6-phosphofructo-2-kinase/fructose-2,6-bisphosphatase 2 isoform X6 codes for MKIRKQCALVALEDVKAYLTEENGQIAVFDATNTTRERRDMILSFAKENSFKVFFVESVCDDPDVIAANILEVKVSSPDYPERNRENVMEDFLKRIECYKVTYRPLDPDNYDKDLSFIKVINVGQRFLVNRVQDYIQSKIVYYLMNIHVQPRTIYLCRHGESEFNLLGKIGGDSGLSARGKQFAQALKKFLEEQEIADLKVWTSQLKRTIQTAESLGVTYEQWKILNEIDAGVCEEMTYAQIEKQYPDEFALRDQEKYLYRYPGGESYQDLVQRLEPVIMELERQGNVLVISHQAVMRCLLAYFLDKGADELPYLRCPLHTIFKLTPVAYGCKVETIKLNVEAVNTHRDKPALPGGNWVGRA; via the exons ATGAAGATCCGCAA ACAGTGTGCTTTGGTGGCGCTGGAAGATGTGAAGGCGTATCTTACTGAGGAGAACGGGCAGATTGCT GTGTTCGATGCCACCAATACCACCAGGGAGAGGAGGGACATGATTTTGAGCTTTGCCAAGGAGAATTCCTTCAAG GTATTCTTTGTGGAATCTGTCTGCGATGATCCTGATGTCATTGCTGCCAACATCCTG GAGGTAAAGGTGTCGAGCCCGGACTACCCTGAAAGGAACAGGGAGAATGTGATGGAGGACTTCCTAAAGAGAATCGAGTGCTACAAAGTCACCTACCGACCCCTTGACCCAGACAACTATGACAA GGATCTTTCTTTCATCAAGGTGATAAACGTGGGCCAGCGATTTTTAGTGAACAGAGTCCAGGACTACATCCAGAGCAAGATCGTCTACTACCTCATGAATATCCACGTGCAGCCTCGTACCATTTACCTTTGCCGGCATGGAGAGAGCGAATTCAATCTCTTGGGGAAGATTGGGGGTGACTCTGGCCTCTCGGCTCGGGGAAAACAG TTTGCCCAGGCTTTAAAGAAGTTTCTGGAGGAACAGGAGATAGCAGACCTCAAAGTGTGGACGAGCCAGCTAAAGAGGACTATCCAGACCGCTGAATCCCTGGGTGTGACCTATGAGCAGTGGAAGATTCTGAACGAGATCGATGCT ggcgtgTGCGAGGAGATGACCTATGCACAGATTGAGAAGCAGTACCCGGACGAGTTCGCTCTTCGAGATCAAGAGAAATACCTGTATCGGTACCCTGGTGGGGAG TCCTACCAGGACCTGGTACAGCGGCTGGAGCCCGTCATCATGGAGCTGGAGCGCCAGGGCAACGTCCTCGTCATCTCCCACCAGGCTGTCATGCGCTGCCTGCTGGCCTACTTCTTGGACAAGGGTGCAG ATGAGCTACCGTACTTGAGGTGCCCTCTCCATACCATCTTCAAACTTACTCCTGTGGCCTACG GATGCAAAGTGGAAACAATTAAACTCAACGTGGAGGCTGTGAACACTCACCGCGACAAGCCAGCC CTCCCAGGCGGAAACTGGGTTGGCCGTGCTTAG
- the PFKFB2 gene encoding 6-phosphofructo-2-kinase/fructose-2,6-bisphosphatase 2 isoform X4, giving the protein MSGSIESSSEQNNNSYETKTSSLRMSEKKSWASYMTNSPTLIVMIGLPARGKTYVSKKLTRYLNWIGVPTKVFNLGVYRREAVKSYKSYDFFRHDNEEAMKIRKQCALVALEDVKAYLTEENGQIAVFDATNTTRERRDMILSFAKENSFKVFFVESVCDDPDVIAANILEVKVSSPDYPERNRENVMEDFLKRIECYKVTYRPLDPDNYDKDLSFIKVINVGQRFLVNRVQDYIQSKIVYYLMNIHVQPRTIYLCRHGESEFNLLGKIGGDSGLSARGKQFAQALKKFLEEQEIADLKVWTSQLKRTIQTAESLGVTYEQWKILNEIDAGVCEEMTYAQIEKQYPDEFALRDQEKYLYRYPGGESYQDLVQRLEPVIMELERQGNVLVISHQAVMRCLLAYFLDKGADELPYLRCPLHTIFKLTPVAYGCKVETIKLNVEAVNTHRDKPALPGGNWVGRA; this is encoded by the exons ATGTCTGGGAGTATTGAATCTTCCTCGGAACAGAACAACAACAGCTATGAAACCAAAACCTCCAGTCTTCGAATGTCAGAGAAGAAAT CGTGGGCATCTTATATGACCAACTCCCCAACTCTCATCGTTATGATTGGCTTGCCAGCCCGGGGCAAAACGTATGTGTCTAAGAAACTCACACGCTACCTCAACTGGATTGGGGTGCCCACCAAAG TGTTTAATCTTGGGGTATATCGACGTGAAGCAGTCAAGTCCTATAAGTCCTACGACTTCTTCCGACACGACAATGAGGAGGCCATGAAGATCCGCAA ACAGTGTGCTTTGGTGGCGCTGGAAGATGTGAAGGCGTATCTTACTGAGGAGAACGGGCAGATTGCT GTGTTCGATGCCACCAATACCACCAGGGAGAGGAGGGACATGATTTTGAGCTTTGCCAAGGAGAATTCCTTCAAG GTATTCTTTGTGGAATCTGTCTGCGATGATCCTGATGTCATTGCTGCCAACATCCTG GAGGTAAAGGTGTCGAGCCCGGACTACCCTGAAAGGAACAGGGAGAATGTGATGGAGGACTTCCTAAAGAGAATCGAGTGCTACAAAGTCACCTACCGACCCCTTGACCCAGACAACTATGACAA GGATCTTTCTTTCATCAAGGTGATAAACGTGGGCCAGCGATTTTTAGTGAACAGAGTCCAGGACTACATCCAGAGCAAGATCGTCTACTACCTCATGAATATCCACGTGCAGCCTCGTACCATTTACCTTTGCCGGCATGGAGAGAGCGAATTCAATCTCTTGGGGAAGATTGGGGGTGACTCTGGCCTCTCGGCTCGGGGAAAACAG TTTGCCCAGGCTTTAAAGAAGTTTCTGGAGGAACAGGAGATAGCAGACCTCAAAGTGTGGACGAGCCAGCTAAAGAGGACTATCCAGACCGCTGAATCCCTGGGTGTGACCTATGAGCAGTGGAAGATTCTGAACGAGATCGATGCT ggcgtgTGCGAGGAGATGACCTATGCACAGATTGAGAAGCAGTACCCGGACGAGTTCGCTCTTCGAGATCAAGAGAAATACCTGTATCGGTACCCTGGTGGGGAG TCCTACCAGGACCTGGTACAGCGGCTGGAGCCCGTCATCATGGAGCTGGAGCGCCAGGGCAACGTCCTCGTCATCTCCCACCAGGCTGTCATGCGCTGCCTGCTGGCCTACTTCTTGGACAAGGGTGCAG ATGAGCTACCGTACTTGAGGTGCCCTCTCCATACCATCTTCAAACTTACTCCTGTGGCCTACG GATGCAAAGTGGAAACAATTAAACTCAACGTGGAGGCTGTGAACACTCACCGCGACAAGCCAGCC CTCCCAGGCGGAAACTGGGTTGGCCGTGCTTAG
- the YOD1 gene encoding ubiquitin thioesterase OTU1, producing the protein MPRCRFRIPSLRPLSWSIYAAKARGHLTRSAGSKATWSVHSEVFILGLARGRRHRGTCHFKRVRASSRAEARAAANPRENCSPRRFLAMSGPAKGGHFGVPRAAGCPGGVCPPAAGTRAGRAAARSWTHTMWRLRCKAKDGTHVLQGLSSRTRVRELQGQIAAITGIAPGCQRILVGYPPEGLDLSDEDTVLGDLPIQSGDMLIVEEDQTRPKKSPTFTKHGAPSYVREPLPVLSRTVVPADNSCLFTSVYYVVEGGVLNPACAPEMRRLIAQIVASDPDFYSEAILGKTNQEYCDWIKRDDTWGGAIEISILSKFYQCEICVVDTQTVRIDRFGEDAGYTKRVLLIYDGIHYDPLQRNFPDPDTPPLTIFSSNDDIVLVQALELADEARRKRQFTDVNRFTLRCMVCQKGLTGQAEARDHAKETGHTNFGEV; encoded by the exons ATGCCGAGGTGCCGATTCAGGATCCCCTCCCTCCGCCCTCTTTCCTGGAGCATATATGCGGCCAAGGCAAGAGGGCACCTCACTCGCTCTGCAGGGAGCAAGGCCACCTGGTCCGTACACAGCGAAGTCTTCATCCTCGGGCTCGCGCGCGGTCGGCGGCACCGAGGGACCTGTCACTTTAAGAGAGTTCGCGCTTCTTCGAGGGCTGAGGCACGAGCCGCAGCCAACCCTCGCGAGAACTGTAGCCCCCGGCGGTTTCTCGCGATGTCTGGCCCGGCCAAGGGTGGCCATTTTGGAGTCCCCCGGGCGGCTGGTTGCCCCGGCGGCGTCTGCCCACCTGCTGCCGGGACCCGGGCTGGCCGCGCCGCTGCCCGGAGCTGGACCCACACGATGTGGCGGCTCCGCTGCAAGGCCAAGGATGGCACCCATGTGTTGCAGGGCTTGTCCAGCCGGACCCGAGTGCGGGAGCTCCAGGGCCAAATTGCCGCCATCACCGGGATCGCGCCGGGCTGTCAGCGGATCCTCGTGGGGTACCCGCCCGAGGGCCTGGATCTCAGCGACGAGGACACGGTTCTAGGGGATCTGCCCATCCAGTCCG gCGACATGCTGATTGTGGAAGAAGACCAAACCAGGCCCAAAAAGTCGCCTACATTCACAAAACATGGTGCTCCCAGTTACGTCAGGGAACCTTTGCCCGTGCTTAGCAGAACTGTGGTCCCAGCAGACAACTCTTGCCTCTTTACCAGTGTGTACTATGTCGTGGAAGGAGGAGTGTTGAATCCTGCTTGCGCCCCTGAGATGAGACGCCTCATAGCACAGATTGTAGCAAGCGATCCAGACTTCTATAGCGAGGCAATACTGGGAAAGACGAATCAAGAGTACTGTGACTGGATCAAAAGGGATGACACTTGGGGAGGAGCTATTGAGATATCAATTCTGTCTAAGTTTTATCAATGTGAAATATGTGTAGTGGATACACAGACAGTAAGAATTGACCGTTTTGGGGAAGATGCAGGATACACCAAAAGGGTCCTGCTTATTTATGATGGCATTCACTATGATCCGCTTCAGCGGAACTTCCCTGACCCAGACACCCCGCCTCTGACCATTTTCTCCTCTAATGATGATATTGTTCTTGTACAAGCACTGGAATTAGCAGATGAAGCCAGAAGAAAGAGACAGTTTACTGATGTAAACCGCTTCACCCTGAGGTGCATGGTATGTCAGAAGGGATTAACTGGACAAGCAGAAGCAAGGGACCATGCCAAGGAGACAGGCCATACCAACTTTGGAGAAGTGTGA